A genomic region of Streptomyces sp. R33 contains the following coding sequences:
- a CDS encoding HD domain-containing protein, producing MELLLACRGAWDTPDRSGDPVDLHDHGLQTAALLRRSHPFDKELQVAGLVHDLGHLLFPGDDAGHADHAAEAIRPLLGERVARLVRLHVPAKRYLAAVEPGRALSPQSALTLRAQGGLMDEAEVRAFAADPDAEAAVTLRQADDAGKVVGLDAGVMEDWRPVLELVAAGAYERTP from the coding sequence ATGGAGCTGCTGCTCGCGTGCCGAGGGGCGTGGGACACGCCCGACCGCAGCGGAGACCCGGTCGATCTGCACGATCATGGGCTCCAGACTGCTGCACTGCTGCGCCGCTCGCATCCGTTCGACAAGGAGCTCCAAGTCGCCGGACTCGTCCACGACCTCGGCCATCTGCTCTTCCCCGGAGACGACGCGGGCCACGCCGACCATGCGGCGGAGGCGATCCGTCCGCTCCTCGGGGAACGGGTGGCCCGGCTGGTGCGGCTGCACGTCCCGGCCAAGCGCTATCTGGCAGCCGTGGAGCCCGGTCGGGCACTGTCCCCGCAGAGCGCGCTGACGCTGCGCGCGCAGGGCGGGCTGATGGACGAGGCGGAGGTCCGCGCCTTCGCGGCCGACCCCGATGCAGAGGCTGCCGTGACGTTGCGCCAAGCGGATGACGCGGGCAAGGTCGTCGGGCTCGACGCGGGCGTGATGGAGGACTGGCGTCCGGTACTCGAGCTGGTGGCGGCCGGGGCGTACGAGCGCACGCCGTGA
- a CDS encoding DUF1990 family protein — MTRLISTGRDTFNYPDRGATRGRPLPAGYHHLHHRTRIGHGQAVFEAAGAAVTTFAAHRASGMLVRAEHGAVQPGSRVVVGIGFGPLRIDAPCEVIWTAYEPHRAGFAYGTLAGHPECGEESFMVHQDPDGTVWFEVTAFSRPAVWYTRLADPVIPFLQQCYARRLGRTVRRLAAAG, encoded by the coding sequence ATGACCCGCCTCATCAGCACCGGCCGTGACACCTTCAACTACCCCGACCGAGGTGCGACGCGGGGGCGCCCGCTGCCCGCCGGATACCACCACCTGCACCACCGCACCCGGATCGGCCACGGGCAGGCCGTCTTCGAGGCCGCCGGGGCCGCCGTCACCACCTTCGCAGCCCACCGGGCCTCGGGCATGCTGGTCCGGGCCGAGCACGGCGCCGTGCAGCCCGGGAGCCGGGTGGTGGTCGGGATCGGCTTCGGACCGCTGCGGATCGACGCCCCGTGCGAGGTGATCTGGACCGCGTACGAACCCCACCGGGCCGGTTTCGCGTACGGGACGCTCGCCGGCCACCCGGAGTGCGGGGAGGAGTCCTTCATGGTGCACCAGGACCCGGACGGCACGGTGTGGTTCGAGGTCACCGCCTTCAGCCGGCCCGCCGTCTGGTACACCCGGCTCGCGGACCCCGTGATCCCCTTCCTCCAGCAGTGCTACGCCCGCCGGCTGGGCCGTACCGTGCGCAGGCTGGCCGCCGCGGGCTGA
- a CDS encoding YndJ family protein, with product MTVLVHLIVTLGMLYVVPAGLRLIDPAGLRGIARIWPLLAAPGALCLWLPRGAAATVLAALYAAAALALAARAPARLLRALRMPAAGRRTPAPAEIAVFTALVSPSVAGTALVAERAGYRLFGFDLDILALTVPHFHFAGFTAALVAGLVCRAASPAHGTALSRWAAYSVPAGTLLVLLGYFVDDWAELAGAVVLTGGMWAVALLTWREIRPAAGDRTTGAMLATSAAVLVATMLLALWWALGEATGITHPTLTWMAATHGLGNALGFALCSVLAWRRLTVDRMEITP from the coding sequence GTGACGGTACTGGTGCATCTGATCGTCACGCTCGGCATGCTCTACGTCGTCCCCGCCGGCCTCCGCCTGATCGACCCGGCCGGGCTGCGCGGGATCGCGCGGATCTGGCCGCTGCTCGCCGCCCCCGGGGCCCTGTGCCTCTGGCTGCCGCGCGGCGCAGCCGCGACGGTGCTCGCCGCTCTGTACGCCGCGGCCGCCCTGGCGCTCGCCGCCCGGGCCCCGGCCCGGCTGCTGCGGGCCCTGCGGATGCCGGCCGCCGGAAGGCGCACGCCCGCGCCGGCCGAGATCGCCGTGTTCACCGCGCTGGTCTCGCCCTCGGTCGCCGGGACCGCCCTCGTCGCCGAGCGCGCCGGGTACCGGCTGTTCGGCTTCGACCTGGACATCCTGGCGCTGACCGTGCCGCACTTCCACTTCGCCGGGTTCACGGCCGCCCTGGTCGCCGGGCTGGTGTGCCGGGCCGCCTCGCCCGCGCACGGCACGGCACTGTCGCGCTGGGCGGCGTACAGCGTCCCCGCCGGGACCCTGCTCGTCCTCCTCGGCTACTTCGTCGACGACTGGGCGGAGCTGGCGGGCGCGGTCGTGCTCACCGGCGGGATGTGGGCGGTGGCGCTGCTGACCTGGCGGGAGATCCGGCCCGCCGCCGGGGACCGCACCACCGGGGCGATGCTCGCGACCTCGGCCGCGGTCCTGGTGGCCACGATGCTGCTCGCGCTGTGGTGGGCGCTCGGCGAGGCGACCGGGATCACGCACCCCACCCTGACCTGGATGGCCGCCACCCACGGCCTCGGCAATGCGCTCGGTTTCGCCCTGTGCTCGGTGCTGGCCTGGCGCCGGCTGACCGTCGACCGAATGGAGATCACCCCATGA
- a CDS encoding lipase maturation factor family protein, translating to MDWFTAPGYWLGRLVFQRALAGVYLFAFVAAALQFRALIGAHGMLPVPRYVRYVPFKRAPSLFQLRYSDRLFACCAWAGAAVAAALAAGAGDIVPLGAAMGMWALLWLLYLSIVNVGQTWYSFGWESLLLEVGFLAVFLGNAQVGPPVLVLWLLRWVVFRVEFGAGLIKMRGDACWRKLTCLYYHHETQPMPGPLSWFFHHLPKPLHRVECAANHVTQLVVPVLLFTPQPVASYAAGIIVATQLWLVLSGNFAWLNWITITAALPAVDFTGLAGPPPAAASRPAPVWYAVLVCAVTVLVLVLSRHPVLNMVSRRQVMNRSFDPLHLVNTYGAFGTVGRIRDEVVVEGTADRVPREDGAWREYGFRGKPGDLRRMPRQFAPYHLRLDWLMWFAALSPGYARDWFGPFVERLLAGDRDTLRLIRHNPFPDAPPVYVRARLYRYRFTTWRELRETGAWWHRRLLREYLPPTRLTEASWSEPE from the coding sequence ATGGACTGGTTCACGGCGCCCGGCTACTGGCTCGGCCGGCTGGTCTTCCAGCGGGCCCTCGCCGGCGTCTACCTCTTCGCCTTCGTCGCGGCCGCCCTGCAGTTCCGGGCACTGATCGGGGCGCACGGCATGCTGCCCGTGCCGCGCTACGTGCGGTACGTGCCGTTCAAACGCGCCCCGAGCCTGTTCCAACTGCGCTACTCGGACCGGCTCTTCGCCTGCTGCGCCTGGGCGGGGGCCGCGGTGGCCGCGGCCCTGGCCGCGGGGGCGGGGGACATCGTTCCGCTGGGCGCGGCCATGGGGATGTGGGCGCTGCTGTGGCTGCTGTACCTGTCGATCGTGAACGTGGGGCAGACCTGGTACTCCTTCGGCTGGGAGTCACTGCTGCTGGAGGTGGGCTTCCTCGCGGTCTTCCTCGGCAATGCGCAGGTCGGGCCGCCGGTTCTGGTGCTGTGGCTGCTGCGCTGGGTGGTGTTCCGGGTGGAGTTCGGCGCGGGGCTGATCAAGATGCGCGGGGACGCGTGCTGGCGCAAGCTGACCTGCCTCTACTACCACCACGAGACGCAGCCGATGCCGGGGCCGCTGAGCTGGTTCTTCCACCACCTGCCGAAGCCGCTGCACCGGGTGGAGTGCGCAGCCAACCACGTGACCCAACTGGTGGTCCCGGTGCTGCTGTTCACTCCGCAGCCGGTGGCCTCGTACGCCGCCGGGATCATCGTGGCGACGCAGCTGTGGCTGGTGCTGTCGGGCAACTTCGCCTGGCTGAACTGGATCACCATCACGGCGGCCCTGCCGGCGGTCGACTTCACGGGGCTCGCGGGGCCGCCGCCGGCCGCCGCGTCCCGCCCGGCGCCCGTCTGGTACGCGGTCCTGGTGTGTGCGGTGACCGTGCTGGTGCTGGTGCTGAGCCGGCATCCGGTGCTCAACATGGTCTCGCGGCGCCAGGTGATGAACCGGTCCTTCGACCCCCTGCACCTGGTCAACACGTACGGGGCCTTCGGCACGGTCGGCCGGATCCGGGACGAGGTGGTGGTCGAGGGCACCGCGGACCGGGTCCCGCGGGAGGACGGCGCGTGGCGGGAGTACGGGTTCAGGGGCAAACCGGGTGATCTGCGCCGGATGCCGCGCCAGTTCGCCCCGTACCATCTGCGGCTGGACTGGCTGATGTGGTTCGCGGCGCTCTCTCCCGGCTATGCGCGGGACTGGTTCGGGCCGTTCGTCGAAAGGCTGCTGGCGGGCGACCGGGACACGCTGCGGCTGATCCGCCACAACCCCTTCCCGGACGCCCCGCCGGTGTACGTGCGGGCCAGGCTGTACCGCTACCGGTTCACCACCTGGCGGGAGCTGCGCGAGACGGGCGCCTGGTGGCACCGCAGACTGCTGCGCGAATACCTCCCGCCGACCCGCCTCACCGAAGCGTCCTGGTCAGAGCCCGAGTAG
- a CDS encoding Fpg/Nei family DNA glycosylase has protein sequence MPELPEVEALREFLDEHLAGRVVERVLPLAVSVLKTYDPPLSALEGQPAGATARYGKFLAIRIGELHLVTHLARAGWLRWQDTLPERPPRPGKGPLALRVVLEGGGGFDLTEAGTQKRLAVYVVRDPQEVPGIARLGPDPLAEGFDRDAFAALLAGERRQIKGVLRDQGVIAGIGNAYSDEILHAAKVSPFKLAASFDEEQVTHLYEAVRRTLREAVDRAHGVAAGHLKAEKKSGLQVHGRDGEPCPVCGDTVRSVSFADSSLQYCPTCQTGGKPLADRRLSRLLK, from the coding sequence ATGCCCGAGTTGCCCGAGGTCGAGGCCCTGCGGGAGTTCCTCGACGAACACCTCGCCGGGCGGGTGGTGGAGCGCGTCCTCCCGCTGGCCGTCAGCGTGCTCAAGACGTACGACCCGCCGCTGAGCGCCCTCGAAGGGCAGCCGGCCGGGGCCACCGCCCGGTACGGCAAGTTCCTGGCGATCCGGATCGGTGAGCTCCACCTCGTCACCCACCTGGCCCGGGCCGGCTGGCTCCGCTGGCAGGACACGCTGCCCGAGCGGCCCCCGCGCCCCGGCAAGGGGCCGCTCGCGCTGCGCGTCGTCCTGGAGGGCGGCGGCGGCTTCGACCTCACCGAGGCGGGCACCCAAAAGCGCCTCGCGGTGTACGTCGTGCGCGACCCCCAGGAGGTCCCCGGCATCGCCCGCCTCGGCCCGGACCCGCTCGCCGAGGGCTTCGACCGGGACGCGTTCGCCGCGCTCCTCGCCGGGGAGCGGCGGCAGATCAAGGGCGTGCTGCGCGATCAGGGCGTCATCGCGGGCATCGGGAACGCCTACAGCGACGAGATCCTGCACGCGGCCAAGGTCTCGCCCTTCAAGCTGGCCGCCTCCTTCGACGAGGAGCAGGTCACCCACTTGTACGAGGCCGTCCGGCGGACCTTGCGCGAGGCCGTCGACCGCGCGCACGGCGTGGCCGCCGGCCACCTCAAGGCCGAGAAGAAGAGCGGACTGCAGGTGCACGGCCGGGACGGGGAGCCGTGCCCGGTGTGCGGGGACACCGTCCGCTCGGTCTCGTTCGCCGACTCCTCGCTCCAGTACTGCCCGACCTGCCAGACCGGCGGCAAGCCGCTCGCCGACCGGAGGCTGTCCCGTCTCCTCAAATGA
- a CDS encoding sigma-70 family RNA polymerase sigma factor — MPLSPTLLRTDPEALAELQRDHGRALFGFLLGLTAGDSQRAEDLVQETLVRAWQHPEVWESDHESMRPWLFTVARRLAIDARRARLSRPQEVDPEGLEQAPAPEDAVAGSVTAIDVRRAVGSLGPEHREVLMQVYFQDRSVAEAAAELGIPAGTVKSRTYYALRALKKGLQGYGYGLGA; from the coding sequence GTGCCCCTCTCCCCCACCCTCCTGCGCACGGATCCCGAGGCACTGGCCGAACTCCAGCGCGACCACGGGCGGGCCCTGTTCGGTTTTCTGCTCGGCCTCACGGCCGGGGACTCCCAGCGCGCCGAGGACCTCGTGCAGGAGACCCTGGTCCGGGCGTGGCAGCACCCGGAGGTGTGGGAGAGCGACCACGAATCCATGCGCCCCTGGCTGTTCACCGTGGCGCGGCGGCTGGCGATCGACGCCCGGCGGGCGCGGCTGTCACGGCCGCAAGAGGTGGACCCGGAGGGGCTGGAGCAGGCGCCCGCGCCCGAGGACGCGGTGGCCGGCTCGGTCACGGCGATCGATGTCCGGCGGGCGGTGGGCTCGCTCGGGCCGGAGCACCGCGAGGTGCTGATGCAGGTCTACTTCCAGGACCGCTCGGTGGCCGAGGCGGCGGCAGAACTCGGGATTCCGGCAGGAACGGTCAAATCCCGTACGTACTACGCGCTGCGCGCCCTCAAGAAGGGACTCCAGGGGTACGGGTACGGTCTCGGCGCCTGA
- a CDS encoding SpoIIE family protein phosphatase: MCHGGSVPTTVSLPDDWPAHPDRSLSLNRMGSFDWDLDTGLLHMDAAALDVYDMTPEEYDGRPESLAPRVPHSEATRLDALVSSALKSAEDNYGAYFRIRCQDGRLRWTHTQGRVMRGPDGRPFRIIGIVRDATEELSHSAERLGLDEERRRQTSVVESTTAALAHARTVRDVIDVIGDAHGLERLGSMGMVMGLVEAGRIHLVAEGPQDSFVPGTRYTRIDEQYPMSEVVRSLQPRFLDSAKEFAEGYPELWSKISSMDISAAAYLPLIAQARPIGAIGLLYQDKDGFTQEERNLLVALGSSIAQSLQRAMLLEQEHDLAEGLQQAMLPRRIPSVPGGEIAVRYRSARMGQDIGGDWYDVVPLPGGRVGAVIGDVQGHDTHAAAVMGQLRIVLRAYAAEGHSPGTVMARASVFLHELDTDRFATCTYVEADLTTGVLQLVRAGHIDPLLRTRDGDCRRLPVEGGMPLGLSAEFGRLEYPVTTLELDPGETLLLCTDGLVEHPGADLDDGIQLLTALVRSGPADLPRLADRLCGVIDERGGDDDMALLLLRRQAEEAPGGGGRLQQHVAPGDPEALVAARHMIGAAVRSWGARERSDEIELVADELIVNALMHTDGPAIVTLRVLPGAQRRLRVEVEDRSSALPRRREAGESGVSGRGLMLVDRLADVWGVEPRGSGKCVWCEFVMS, translated from the coding sequence GTGTGTCATGGTGGATCGGTGCCGACCACCGTATCGCTGCCGGACGACTGGCCCGCACACCCGGACCGGTCGCTCTCGCTGAACCGCATGGGCAGTTTCGACTGGGACCTGGACACCGGTCTCCTGCACATGGACGCAGCAGCCCTCGACGTCTACGACATGACGCCCGAGGAATACGACGGACGGCCCGAATCCCTCGCCCCGCGCGTCCCGCACAGCGAGGCGACCCGGCTCGACGCCCTCGTCTCCAGCGCACTCAAGAGCGCCGAGGACAACTACGGCGCCTACTTCCGGATCCGCTGCCAGGACGGCCGGCTGCGCTGGACGCACACCCAGGGCCGGGTCATGCGCGGCCCCGACGGCCGCCCGTTCCGGATCATCGGCATCGTCCGCGACGCCACCGAGGAGCTCAGCCACTCGGCGGAACGCCTCGGCCTCGACGAGGAACGGCGCCGCCAGACCTCGGTCGTCGAGAGCACCACCGCCGCGCTCGCCCACGCCCGGACGGTGCGGGACGTCATCGACGTCATCGGCGACGCCCACGGCCTGGAGCGGCTCGGCTCCATGGGCATGGTCATGGGCCTGGTCGAGGCCGGGCGGATCCACCTCGTGGCCGAGGGACCGCAGGACAGTTTCGTACCCGGAACCCGGTACACCCGGATCGACGAGCAGTACCCGATGAGCGAGGTCGTCCGCTCGCTGCAACCGCGGTTCCTCGACTCCGCGAAGGAGTTCGCCGAGGGCTATCCCGAGCTGTGGTCGAAGATCTCCTCCATGGACATCTCGGCGGCCGCCTACCTGCCGCTGATCGCCCAGGCCCGCCCCATCGGCGCGATCGGACTGCTCTACCAGGACAAGGACGGCTTCACCCAGGAAGAGCGGAACCTGCTGGTCGCACTGGGCAGCAGCATCGCGCAGAGCCTCCAGCGGGCGATGCTGCTGGAACAGGAGCACGACCTGGCGGAAGGCCTCCAGCAGGCGATGCTCCCGCGCCGGATCCCCTCCGTGCCGGGCGGGGAGATCGCCGTACGGTACCGCTCCGCCCGGATGGGCCAGGACATCGGCGGCGACTGGTACGACGTCGTCCCGCTGCCGGGAGGCCGGGTCGGGGCGGTCATCGGCGACGTCCAGGGCCACGACACGCACGCGGCGGCGGTCATGGGCCAACTGCGGATCGTGCTGCGCGCGTACGCAGCAGAAGGCCACTCGCCGGGCACCGTCATGGCCCGGGCCTCGGTCTTCCTGCACGAACTCGACACCGACCGCTTCGCGACCTGCACGTACGTGGAGGCCGACCTCACCACGGGCGTGCTGCAGCTGGTCCGGGCCGGGCACATCGACCCGCTGCTGCGCACCCGGGACGGGGACTGCCGGAGGCTGCCGGTGGAGGGCGGGATGCCGCTGGGCCTCTCGGCGGAGTTCGGCCGCCTGGAGTACCCGGTGACCACCCTGGAACTGGACCCGGGGGAAACGCTCCTGCTCTGCACGGACGGCCTGGTGGAACACCCCGGCGCCGACCTGGACGACGGGATCCAGCTGCTGACCGCGCTCGTCCGGAGCGGACCGGCGGACCTGCCACGGCTGGCGGACCGGCTGTGCGGGGTGATCGACGAGCGGGGCGGCGACGACGACATGGCGCTGCTCCTGCTGCGCCGCCAGGCGGAGGAGGCCCCGGGGGGCGGCGGCCGCCTGCAGCAGCACGTGGCCCCGGGAGACCCGGAAGCCCTGGTCGCGGCCCGCCACATGATCGGCGCGGCGGTCCGTTCGTGGGGCGCGCGGGAACGGTCCGACGAGATCGAACTCGTCGCGGACGAGCTCATCGTGAACGCCCTGATGCACACGGACGGCCCGGCGATCGTGACCCTCCGGGTCCTGCCGGGCGCGCAGCGCAGGCTCCGCGTCGAGGTCGAGGACCGCTCCAGTGCCCTGCCCCGACGCCGCGAGGCAGGCGAATCGGGCGTGTCGGGCCGCGGCCTGATGCTGGTGGACCGCCTGGCGGACGTCTGGGGCGTGGAACCCCGGGGCAGCGGCAAATGCGTCTGGTGCGAGTTCGTCATGTCCTGA
- a CDS encoding DUF6777 domain-containing protein → MHVRTPRQAPRRHTPARAALFTLLGLLAAACGSTEEPKSAPGPESQEVLLQPVAMAGPDPFTTSSATRESAPAQPPLPNPTGQGIRTVNAATPGLYGGTQRLGSCDVEQQLRTLTEDDTKAKAFAQAASIETSKIPEFLRSLTPVVLRADTRVTSHAFRDGRAAGFQSVLQAGTAVLVDDHGMPRVRCACGNPLLAPRAPKGSPVVKGDQWSGYQTQQVIVIEPTPNPVKSLVIANIADNTWLERKTGDNGAQDRTPQVVPAYNPADGIPAGPLSPAAASPEPCAPPETDTGANAGTNGLARTAPPAPPAPPKPPGGPAGVPAPQATDCVPQGEQAGPDRPDAGRQPAPQRQQPAQPPARPRPDAPGNLPGDVPPDALSDVPSDLSPQVPGDPGIPPDSGGPMQPPNAPYDTDDPFAPRDPFGGPDLRKPLADAARSLESA, encoded by the coding sequence GTGCACGTACGGACACCCCGTCAGGCGCCGCGTCGTCATACACCGGCCCGCGCAGCCCTCTTCACCCTCCTCGGTCTGCTCGCCGCGGCCTGCGGCAGCACCGAGGAGCCCAAGAGCGCGCCCGGACCCGAGAGCCAAGAGGTCCTGCTCCAGCCCGTGGCCATGGCCGGGCCCGACCCCTTCACCACCTCGTCCGCCACCCGCGAGTCCGCCCCCGCGCAGCCCCCGCTGCCCAACCCGACCGGCCAGGGCATCCGGACCGTCAACGCGGCCACCCCCGGCCTGTACGGCGGCACCCAGCGGCTGGGCAGCTGCGACGTGGAACAGCAGCTGCGCACCCTCACCGAGGACGACACCAAGGCGAAGGCCTTCGCCCAGGCCGCCTCCATCGAGACGTCGAAGATCCCGGAGTTCCTGCGCAGCCTCACCCCGGTCGTGCTCCGCGCCGACACCCGGGTCACGAGCCACGCCTTCCGCGACGGCCGCGCGGCCGGCTTCCAGTCCGTCCTGCAGGCCGGCACCGCCGTCCTCGTCGACGACCACGGCATGCCGCGCGTCCGGTGCGCCTGCGGCAATCCGCTGCTCGCGCCGCGCGCCCCCAAGGGCTCCCCGGTGGTCAAGGGGGACCAGTGGAGCGGCTACCAGACCCAGCAGGTCATCGTCATCGAACCGACCCCGAACCCGGTCAAGAGCCTGGTCATCGCCAACATCGCCGACAACACCTGGCTCGAGCGCAAGACCGGCGACAACGGGGCCCAGGACCGCACCCCGCAGGTCGTGCCCGCGTACAACCCGGCGGACGGCATCCCCGCAGGCCCCCTGTCGCCGGCAGCCGCCTCGCCGGAGCCGTGTGCGCCGCCCGAGACGGACACCGGCGCGAACGCGGGCACGAACGGCCTGGCCCGGACCGCGCCGCCCGCGCCGCCGGCCCCGCCGAAGCCGCCGGGCGGTCCCGCCGGCGTCCCGGCCCCCCAGGCCACGGACTGCGTACCGCAGGGGGAGCAGGCCGGGCCGGACCGGCCGGACGCGGGCAGGCAGCCGGCCCCGCAGCGGCAGCAGCCCGCGCAGCCGCCGGCGCGTCCGCGGCCCGATGCCCCCGGTAACCTGCCGGGCGACGTCCCCCCGGACGCCCTCTCGGACGTCCCCTCCGACCTGTCTCCGCAGGTCCCGGGCGACCCGGGGATCCCGCCGGACTCCGGCGGCCCGATGCAGCCGCCGAACGCCCCGTACGACACCGACGACCCGTTCGCCCCGCGCGACCCCTTCGGCGGCCCGGACCTGCGCAAGCCGCTCGCGGACGCCGCCCGCTCGCTGGAGAGCGCCTGA
- a CDS encoding SDR family NAD(P)-dependent oxidoreductase, whose product MTVTEDNHVTGDDQGYGPGIDPDRMAVCLSVLDELDQLDVDHPDAITVRRATAGIYRTVKQRRRQERRAAKTANDKAVTEATATGSAERIDDETEGILPSSVTEAGRIAGILQRPRSCYVCKTRYVEVDYFYHQLCQECAAQNRAKREARADLTGKRALLTGGRAKIGMYIALRLLRDGAHTTITTRFPKDAIRRFKAMDDSAEWMHRLEVVGLDLRDPGQAVALADQVAEAGPLDILINNATQTVRRLPSAYAALVEGESAPLPAGELPAHHVIGAFNSGAVDGLAALPVGVSGLDAQKVADLALVAGNASIERHLDGTAIDAGGLLPDVVQTNTWVQTIDQISPVELLETQLCNYTSPFILISALRPSMAEAARKASSGRAYVVNVSAMEGVFSRGYKGAGHPNTNAAKAAMNMVTRTSGQEMFETDRILMTSVDTGWITDERPHFDKLRLAEEGFHAPLDLVDGAARVYDPVVRGEAGQDLYGVFLKDYAPANW is encoded by the coding sequence ATGACGGTGACCGAAGACAACCACGTGACCGGGGACGACCAGGGCTACGGGCCGGGCATCGACCCGGACCGCATGGCCGTCTGCCTCAGCGTGCTCGACGAGCTCGACCAGCTCGACGTCGACCACCCGGACGCCATCACCGTACGCCGTGCCACCGCGGGCATCTACCGCACGGTCAAGCAGCGCCGCCGCCAGGAGCGCCGCGCCGCCAAGACCGCCAACGACAAGGCCGTCACCGAGGCCACCGCGACGGGTTCCGCCGAGCGCATCGACGACGAGACCGAGGGCATCCTGCCCTCCTCGGTCACGGAGGCCGGCCGGATCGCCGGGATACTCCAGCGCCCGCGCTCCTGCTACGTCTGCAAGACGCGCTACGTCGAGGTCGACTACTTCTACCACCAGCTCTGCCAGGAGTGCGCCGCCCAGAACCGCGCCAAGCGCGAGGCCCGCGCCGACCTCACCGGCAAGCGCGCGCTGCTCACCGGCGGCCGGGCCAAGATCGGCATGTACATCGCGCTGCGGCTGCTGCGCGACGGCGCCCACACGACGATCACCACCCGCTTCCCCAAGGACGCCATCCGCCGCTTCAAGGCGATGGACGACTCGGCGGAGTGGATGCACCGCCTGGAGGTCGTCGGACTCGACCTGCGCGACCCGGGCCAGGCCGTGGCGCTCGCCGACCAGGTGGCCGAGGCAGGCCCGCTCGACATCCTGATCAACAACGCGACGCAGACCGTCCGCCGCCTGCCCAGCGCGTACGCCGCGCTGGTCGAGGGGGAGAGCGCCCCGCTGCCGGCCGGCGAGCTCCCCGCCCACCACGTCATCGGCGCGTTCAACTCCGGTGCGGTCGACGGCCTGGCGGCGCTGCCCGTCGGCGTGAGCGGGCTCGACGCGCAGAAGGTCGCCGACCTCGCCCTGGTCGCGGGCAACGCCAGCATCGAACGGCACCTCGACGGCACCGCCATCGACGCGGGCGGCCTGCTGCCCGACGTCGTCCAGACCAACACCTGGGTACAGACCATCGACCAGATCTCCCCGGTGGAGCTGCTCGAGACCCAGCTGTGCAATTACACGTCGCCGTTCATCCTGATCAGCGCGCTGCGGCCGTCGATGGCCGAGGCCGCCCGCAAGGCGTCCAGCGGGCGGGCGTACGTGGTCAACGTGTCGGCGATGGAGGGCGTGTTCAGTCGCGGTTACAAGGGCGCGGGGCACCCGAACACCAATGCCGCCAAGGCAGCGATGAACATGGTGACGCGGACCAGCGGCCAGGAGATGTTCGAGACCGACCGCATCCTCATGACCTCGGTCGACACCGGCTGGATCACCGACGAGCGCCCGCACTTCGACAAGCTGCGCCTGGCCGAGGAGGGCTTCCACGCCCCGCTCGACCTGGTCGACGGTGCGGCCCGGGTCTACGACCCCGTCGTCCGCGGCGAGGCCGGCCAGGACCTGTACGGTGTCTTCCTCAAGGACTACGCGCCGGCCAACTGGTAG